The following proteins come from a genomic window of Nostoc sp. ATCC 53789:
- a CDS encoding Uma2 family endonuclease, translating into MQNTETTLRLRLWTVEEYHRMAEAGIFGADERVELLEGKIIWMIAKGTAHRSAVGRTDRLLQNSLRNRAWVCIQDPVKLNARSEPEPDIAVVKVDPLDYADHHPTPKEVYLIIEVADSSLKLDCEIKAKAYSQAGITDYWVLDVVSRQLHVFREPTQDGYQSEVILAEDATISPLEFPDLSITVLEMLPPVILIAS; encoded by the coding sequence ATGCAAAACACAGAAACGACGTTAAGGCTTCGCCTGTGGACAGTTGAAGAATACCATCGGATGGCTGAGGCTGGGATTTTTGGTGCAGATGAACGAGTAGAACTCCTAGAAGGAAAGATTATTTGGATGATTGCTAAAGGGACAGCCCATCGTTCAGCAGTGGGGAGAACAGATAGATTACTGCAAAATAGTTTGAGAAATCGGGCTTGGGTATGTATTCAAGACCCAGTAAAGTTAAACGCACGATCTGAACCAGAACCGGATATAGCTGTCGTTAAAGTAGATCCACTAGACTACGCAGACCACCATCCCACTCCAAAAGAAGTTTATCTGATTATTGAAGTAGCAGATAGCAGCCTGAAACTAGACTGCGAAATCAAAGCTAAAGCCTACTCGCAAGCGGGAATTACAGATTATTGGGTGTTAGATGTGGTTAGTCGTCAATTGCACGTCTTTCGAGAACCAACTCAGGATGGCTATCAAAGTGAAGTGATTTTGGCAGAAGATGCGACTATTTCACCTTTAGAGTTTCCTGATTTGAGCATTACGGTTTTAGAAATGTTACCGCCCGTAATTCTAATTGCATCATAG